One window from the genome of Anopheles coluzzii chromosome X, AcolN3, whole genome shotgun sequence encodes:
- the LOC120961511 gene encoding run domain Beclin-1-interacting and cysteine-rich domain-containing protein, with translation MSDRQNGVSAVTHRHRSRSTDRLVAATGVERLASGQRCPSAPNLVDHESEMAFVMHRCSSGSNSSSHHSASKRIPPFNYHDGTNPPPSTAQATSAAAPKKGGVTPTVTTTTAAGPVEYGDVLQVTPPARLRTVPIGFLDDLVPQKGRRLRKHFNELEPFDGQCRFWTDSPLERIHPEQGCIPILKAVYFSRNNNDLDKENAHFKLAEALISTFELLKWKSCLNRTASDLSDWEVGSGPAGDSVGGGGSTRREGTEQTGRDADGTDTDESCEAIEAKESVYDERTYSAEEIAISLLGKFHDKQLPSACDFLWLVSEQDAPQKLLPMPSGGVIDPDEQQQAHEGAGTLIRGTQEWAPPRPQVIFTYRPPPLERRAQIQRQGNRCEGCGIKVHPAYLSRYRYCHYTGKYNCSGCHKNQMAIIPARVIQRWDFTVLPVSVFAYRVLGDIWSTPLYRVNHLYPDLYGSVKSLRAARLARVNVKYVKDFIMNCRHSESTRRCFQEVPEYFTSDFDMWSMADLLAVKSGTLQRLLLSIVSRCERHILACELCLGRGFVCEKCIGGRRQEPGVLFPWQPHVVRCEQCGTRYHDGCWRRDRSCEKCTRMQRRATDGAATEKRLAAAQRD, from the exons ATGAGCGATCGGCAGAATGGGGTCAGTGCGGTGACACATCGCCATCGGTCCCGCAGCACCGATCGGCTGGTGGCGGCGACGGGCGTCGAACGGCTCGCGAGCGGGCAGCGCTGCCCGAGCGCCCCGAACCTGGTGGACCATGAGTCAGAGATGGCCTTTGTGATGCATCGCTGCAGCAgcggaagcaacagcagcagccaccacAGCGCCAGCAAGCGCATACCTCCGTTCAACTACCACGACGGCACTAATCCGCCTCCCAGCACGGCGCAGGCAACGTCAGCGGCGGCCCCAAAGAAAGGGGGAGTGACGCCCACCgtgaccaccaccaccgccgccggtcCGGTCGAGTACGGCGATGTGCTGCAGGTGACGCCACCCGCCCGCCTGCGCACCGTCCCGATCGGCTTCCTGGACGATCTCGTGCCGCAAAAGGGGCGTCGGCTGCGCAAACACTTCAACGAGCTGGAACCGTTCGACGGGCAGTGCCGGTTCTGGACCGATTCGCCGCTCGAGCGCATCCACCCGGAGCAGGGCTGCATACCGATCCTCAAGGCGGTCTACTTTTCGCGCAACAACAACGATCTGGACAAGGAAAATGCACACTTCAAGCTGGCGGAGGCGCTCATCTCGACGTTCGAGCTGCTGAAGTGGAAATCCTGCCTCAACCGGACCGCGAGCGACCTGTCCGACTGGGAGGTCGGCAGTGGGCCGGCCGGTGACAGCGTCGGTGGGGGCGGCAGCACCCGCCGCGAGGGCACGGAGCAGACGGGCCGGGACGCGGACGGCACCGACACGGACGAGAGCTGCGAGGCGATCGAGGCGAAGGAAAGCGTGTACGACGAGCGGACCTACTCGGCGGAGGAGATCGCGATCAGCCTGCTCGGCAAGTTCCACGACAAGCAGCTGCCGTCCGCGTGCGACTTCCTCTGGCTGGTGTCGGAGCAGGACGCACCGCAGAAGCTGCTGCCGATGCCGAGCGGCGGCGTGATCGATCcggacgagcagcagcaggcgcacGAGGGCGCCGGCACACTGATACGGGGCACGCAGGAGTGGGCACCGCCCCGGCCGCAGGTGATCTTCACCTACCGACCGCCTCCACTCGA ACGACGGGCACAGATCCAGCGGCAGGGCAATCGGTGCGAAGGGTGCGGCATTAAGGTGCATCCGGCCTATCTGAGCCGCTATCGCTACTGCCACTACACCGGGAAGTACAACTGCTCCGGGTGTCACAAGAACCAGATGGCCATCATCCCTGCGCGCGTCATACAAAG GTGGGACTTTACCGTGCTGCCCGTGAGCGTGTTCGCTTACCGCGTGCTGGGCGACATCTGGAGCACGCCGCTCTACCGCGTCAACCACCTGTACCCGGACCTGTACGGCAGCGTGAAGAGCCTGCGGGCGGCCCGGCTGGCCCGCGTCAACGTGAAGTACGTGAAGGACTTTATCATGAACTGTCGCCACTCGGAAAG CACGCGCCGCTGCTTCCAGGAGGTGCCGGAATACTTTACCTCCGACTTTGACATGTGGTCGATGGCGGACTTGCTGGCCGTCAAGAGCGGCACCCTGCAGCGGCTGCTGCTCTCCATCGTAAGCCGCTGCGAGCGTCACATCCTTGCGTGtgag cTTTGCCTTGGCCgagggtttgtgtgtgaaaagtgtaTCGGCGGCAGGCGGCAGGAACCGGGCGTCCTGTTCCCGTGGCAGCCGCACGTAGTGCGTTGTGAGCAGTGCGGCACCCGCTACCACGATGGCTGCTGGCGCCGCGATCGAAGCTGCGAAAAGTGCACCCGGATGCAGCGACGGGCGACGGACGGTGCGGCGACGGAAAAACGGCTAGCGGCGGCGCAGCGTGACTAA
- the LOC120961531 gene encoding glucose-induced degradation protein 4 homolog, producing MPVRVDIVPPPPNNSKQLGVTKSLLYNGSKFRGSQKSKGNAYEVEVVLQHVDEANSYLCGYLKITGLTFEFPTLTTFFDGEIISKKYPFLTRKWDADEDVDRKHFGKFAAFSEYQKTFNSDDFDYDALAKSDYVFMRWKEHFLVPDHKIKNINGASFAGFYYICFQKSQAVMEGYYYHRSSEWYQSLTLQHVAESCIQIYEFR from the exons ATGCCTGTGCGGGTGGATAtagtgccgccgccgccgaacAACTCCAAACAGCTCGGCGTCACCAAATCGCTCCTGTACAATGGTTCTAAGTTTCGCGGCTCCCAGAAATCGAAGGGCAACGCGTACGAGGTTGAAGTGGTGCTGCAG CACGTTGACGAAGCAAACTCTTATCTGTGCGGATATCTCAAAATCACCGGGCTGACGTTCGAGTTTCCCACCCTGACGACCTTCTTCGATGGTGAAATTATCTCGAAAAAGTATCCCTTCCTGACGCGCAAATGGGACGCGGACGAGGATGTAGATAGAAAGCATTTT GGAAAATTTGCTGCCTTCAGCGAGTACCAGAAGACGTTCAACTCGGACGACTTCGACTACGATGCGCTAGCGAAGAGTGACTACGTGTTTATGCGCTGGAAGGAACACTTTCTG GTACCTGATCACAAGATAAAGAACATCAACGGTGCGTCGTTCGCCGGGTTCTACTACATCTGCTTCCAGAAATCGCAAGCCGTTATGGAGGGTTACTACTATCACCGCTCCTCCGAATG GTACCAGTCGCTAACGCTGCAGCACGTGGCCGAATCCTGTATTCAAATTTACGAGTTTAGATAA
- the LOC120961539 gene encoding uncharacterized protein LOC120961539, translated as MITVRVGATHLQAERKRNTGSPWPWLHVGLLGLIVLCVVGSLLTPCDGAGRPASLADSPVYFGGIVPANGRFGKKIQHFPNTDRSLHPLPAKDRELHHAERDRADDA; from the exons ATGATCACGGTTAGAGTCGGTGCCACGCACCTGCAGGCTGAACGCAAGCGGAACACG GGGTCGCCGTGGCCCTGGCTGCACGTCGGGCTGCTCGGGCTGATTGTGCTCTGTGTCGTGGGCTCGCTGCTGACGCCATGCGACGGTGCCGGTCGTCCCGCTTCCCTAG CGGACAGTCCAGTGTACTTCGGGGGCATCGTGCCGGCGAACGGGCGCTTCGGCAAGAAGATCCAACACTTTCCCAACACGGACCGCTCGCTGCATCCTTTGCCGGCCAAGGATCG CGAACTCCACCACGCAGAACGTGATCGTGCCGATGATGCCTAG